GGCGCCACCTATGTGACCCGTGGCCGCCTGGCCGTGAACGGTTCGATCGCCAATTCAGCGGTCACAGTCTCGGGCAGCGGTATCCTCGGCGGCAATGGGACGGCTGGCAGCGTCGTCGCCAATGCCGGCGGCATCATCGGCCCGGGCAACTCGATCGGCACGCTGACGATCAACGGCAACCTCACCCAGGCCGCCGGCTCGACCTACCAGGTCGAGCTGACCTCGACCGGCCAGTCCGATCGCATCAATGCGACCGGCGCGGCGACGATTGGCAATGGCGCGCTCCTCGATATGATCAAGCTCGACGCAGCGCCCTATGTCATTGGCACGCACTACACAGTGCTGCAGGCCAATGGTGGCGTCAGTGGGACCTATACGCTCACCGGCAACACCAAGCTCTCGGCCTTTATCGGCCTCGTCGACAGCTACGACCCGACCCACGTCTATCTCGACGTGGCGCAGACCAAATCCTTCACCTCGGCTGGGCTGACCCCGAACCAGATCGCGACTGGCGGCGGGGCGGAGAGCCTGGGCATCGGCGATCCTGTCTACACGGCTGTTGCCTGGCTTCCGACCGACGCAGCCGCGCAATACGCCTTCGACCAGCTCTCGGGTGAGATCCATCCTTCGGCTCGCACGGCGTTGATCGAGGACAGCCGCTTCGTCCGCAATGCCGTCAACGATCGCCTGCGCGCCGCCTTCGGTACGATCGGCGCCTCAGAAGCCGCAGTCGCGACCTATGACGGCCAGCGGGGGATGGCTCCGGCCACGACCGATCGCCTCGCGGTCTGGGGCCAGGGTTTTGGCTCCTGGGGCCACACCGACAGTGACGGCAATGCCGCGCGTCTCAACCGCAAGACAGGCGGCTTCTTCATCGGCGCCGACACTCCTGTCTTCGAGACCTGGCGCTTTGGCGCGGTCGCCGGCTACAGCCGCACTGACTTCGATTTGAAGGATCGCCGCTCCTCCGGCGCGAGCGACAACTACCATGTCGGCTTCTATGGCGGCACCACCTGGGGCGATCTCGCCTTCCGCACCGCCGCGGCCTACACTTGGCACGACATCTCGACCTCGCGGAACGTGATCTTCCCCGGCTTCGGCGACAGTCTGAAGGGCAACTACAATGCTGCGACCGCGCAAGTCTTCGGCGAGCTCGGCTATGGAATCACGGCCGGTGCTGCCCGTTTCGAACCGTTCGCCAACCTTGCCTATGTCAGCGTCCATACCGACGGCTTCACCGAGCAGGGCGGGGCGGCCGCGCTGAGCAGCCAGCGCGCCACCAGCGACGCGACCTTCACGACGCTGGGCCTGCGCGCCTCGACAGCGTTCACGATGGGCGACGTCAATACGACGGCGCGGGGCATGCTCGGCTGGCGTCATGCCTTCGGCGACGTCACCCCGTTCTCGACGATGCGCTTCGCCGGCGGCGGCAATGCCTTCTCGATCGGCGGCGTTCCGATCGCCCGTAACGCGGCCGTGATCGAGGCCGGCCTCGACTTCGCGCTGACACCCGCCGCCACGCTCGGCGTCACCTATGGCGGGCAGTTCGGCTCTGGCATGTCCGACCAGTCCGTCAAGGCAAACTTTAACGTCAAGTTCTGACGGAGGACCGCCGGCAATCCGAAAGAGGGTCTCTCTCTCAGATACACCGCCCTACCATTCGGCCTGGCGCTCGATTCCGGGATCACCTTCCAGTGGTGGCGCCGCTGCTCCGCTCTGGATCTTGTTGCCGGGCTTCGCCACAGCGCTGGATCGTGTGGGGGCGCTGTCACGTTGACGGCCGGTCCCCACCCTTCTCGGTCTCTGGAGCCAGTTTCACAACCGCGTAAAGCGGACATCGCCGGAGATCTAAATGGAGGGCAAGCCACGCTAAGAACGGTCGAGGAGGTCACTCCAGCGAGAAGGTTTCGGACCGCAGTCAGGATAACCGATAAATGCGTCGGGCATTGCCTGTGCCGATCGCTGCCTGTTCGTCAGCCGAGAGGTCTGCCAGCAGTTCTTTGGTGATTTCGATCCAGGCCGGTAGTCCGGACCCGAGATTGACGACCGGCCAATCGCCGCCCCACACGATCCGTGCCGGCGTAAAGACTTGAACGATATGATCGATCCAGCGTCGCAAGGTTTCGACATTCGCAGTGCCTGGAGTACAATAGGCCGTCACACCCGACAGCTTCACGCTCACATTCGGGGAGCGAGCCACTTCCGAAATTGCGTCAGCCCATACTGAGAATGCATCGCCGGCAATATCGGGAACGCCGCAATGGTCCAGCACGAAACGCTGGTCCGGGCAGGCTTTGGCAAGGTCCGCCGCGATAGGCAACTGACGCGCGAGAAAACACATGTCGAACGCCAGGTCCTTGCGACCGATCTTGCGCAGGTTCTTACGGAATGTTTCGGAGCGCGACATCTCATCGTCGACAACATGGAGGATCCGTCGAAAACCGGCGACGGATAGCCGATCGCATTCGTCGAGCCAGGCGTCGAACCCTTCGTCTATCTCCGGACGACATGAAGCGACCTGCGCCAAGAGGCCATCGCCGCCGACGAGCGAGGCGACGAACCTTGCCTCCTTCTGGTAGTCGGCGTCATCGACGCCGGTTTCCATGAACACCGTTCCGATGACGTCATCGCCGCGCGTCAGTTCGCCATAGTCAGACCGCGTGAAGTTGCCGGAAGCAAGTGCCGGGATGCCGTTGGTCCAGCCGTAGCCCAGTTGGTCGCGATAGATGAGGTGTTGGTGGGTGTCGATCAATTGCATGGCGCCAAATCCTTGTGACGAAAATCAATCGGCGATCACGTCTTGGCGCTGCCGGCCAAGGCCAGCGATTCCCAATTCGACCACATCGCCGGCTTTGAGGTATCTCGGAGGCTTTTGACCCAGTCCCACACCGGGAGGGGTCCCGGTGGAAATAACGTCGCCGGGATGCAGGCTCATGAACTGGCTGAGGTAGCTGACAAGAAACCCGACGCCGTAGACCATCGTCCGTGACGAGCCATTCTGCATCGTCGCGCCATTGACCTTCAGCCACATGTCGAGGTTCTGTGGGTCCGCCACCTCGTCGCGGGTGACGAGCCAGGGGCCAATCTGGCCGAAATTGTCGCAGCTCTTGCCCTTGGTCCATTGTCCCGAACGCTCAATCTGGAAGGCGCGCTCGCTGACGTCGTTGGTGACGGCATATCCGGCAACGTAATCCATCGCATCGGCCTCTGAGACGTATTTCGCCTTCTTGCCGATGATGACGGCCAGCTCGACTTCCCAGTCTGTCTTCTCGGAACCGCGAGGGATGACGATGGGGTCGTTCGGTCCGCAGATCGCACTTGTCGCCTTCATGAAGATGACAGGTTCGGGGGGAACCTGCATTCCGGATTCCGCAGCGTGATCGGCATAGTTGAGGCCGATGCAGATGAATTTTCCGGTTCCCGCCACGCAGGGCCCCAGACGGACACCAGCATCGACGGCTGGAAGCACGCCCAAATTGGCCGACCCGATCCTTGCGAGGCTGCCGTCGGAAAGCACATCGCCGGAAATATCCGGAATGATGTCGCTGAGATCGCGAATGACTCCGTCATGCCCCAGGATACCGGGCTTTTCGGTGCCTGGCGGTCCAAATCGCAACAGCTTCATATCCATTCCTTCCCGTCAGGTGTTTGACCATCCGCCGTCAATCACATGCGCGACCCCGGTCGTGTATGAACTTTCGTCGCTGGCGAGATAGACGACCAGCGCCGCTATCTCCTCGGCTTTGCCGATCCGGCCGATGGGCTGACGCGCAATGAATGCGTCCTTTGCCGCGTCGTAGTCGCCAGTGGCACGCAGGCGCTCTTCGAGCGAAGGGCTTTCGACCGTTCCGGGGCAGATCGCGTTGCAGCGGATACCCTTGGTGATGAAATCGGCAGCGATTGACTTGGTCAGTCCGATAACGCCCGCCTTTGTCGCGCCATAAACAAAGCGGTTCGGCGCGGCGATCACGCTCGATGCGACAGAGGACATGTTGATGATCGATCCGCTCCCCTTGTCGATCATGCCGGGCAAGAACGCCTTGCACATGCGGAACATGGCCGTCAGGTTGAGGTCTATGCTGAAGGCCCATTGATCCTCGTCGCAATCCAGAATGGTTCCGTTGGCAACGAAGCCCGCGCAGTTGAACAGGATGTCGACGGCTCCGAGTTCATCGGCAATTCTGGCGATGGCGTCGGTGTCCCGGACGTTGAGAAGGCGCTGCTCAACCCCTGACTCCGAAAGTGTAGCGAGGGCGCTTTCGCTGATATCGGTCGCGAACACGCGCGCCCCCTCGCGCGCCATGGCGATGGCGGTCGCCCGGCCGATCCCCTGACCGGCAGCGGTGATCAGCGCGGTCTTGCCTTTGAGACGGGGCATGATTTCTCCTTCAGATCGGCAGGCAAGACGGCCCGATTGGCTCGAACTGCTTGTAAGTGAGGATGAATTCGCGATGTCCGAGCTCCTCCGATTTGGACTTGGCTCCCGAAGCCAGCGCTAGGACGAGGTCGTAGATTTCCTTGCCGATCTCCTGCAGTGTCGCTTCGCCGGTCAAGACGCGCCCTGCATTGACGTCCATGTCCTCGGAGAGGCGCGCATACATATGCGGGTTGGCCGCAATCTTGATGACCGGTGAAATGGCAGAGCCGACAACCGACCCCCGACCTGTCACGAACAAGGTGCAATGGGCACCGGACGCCATCATTTCCACGATCTCGGCGTTGTCGGAAATATTGGGGAAGCCGAAGCGGACCTCACCGTCCGGCACGACATCCATCAGATAGAGGCCGCCTTTCGGTGGAATGTCACCCGGTTTGATCAAGCCGGAGATCATCGATTGTCCGGATTTCATGTAAGCGCCGAGCGACTTCTCCTCGATCGTGGAAAGACCGCCATCGGCATTGCCGGAGGCAAAGCTGCCATAACCGAGCGTCGCATAATAGCGTGCGGCCTTGCCGATGCTTTCGCGTAGGATATCGCCGAGTTCAAGTGTCGCCGCGCGCGACGACATGATGTCCTCGCAACCGATCAGTTCACCCGTTTCCTCGAAGATGCACGCGGCCCCGTTCGACACCAACATATCGAATGCGATACCCGCGGCCGGATTGCCGGTAATGCCTGATGTGCCATCCGATCCGCCGCACACGGTCCCGACGATCAGCTCGCTGACATCCATCGGGACTGTTGGCTCCAACGTCAGTCTGCCTGCTTGCTCCTTCACCCATTCCACGCCTGCGGCGATCGTGGCGCGCGTGCCGCCGTTCTGCTGGATGACCAGCGTGTGCACCGGGCGGCCTGACGTCTCAATGACTTCCCTCAACGCGAACCGATTGAAGCTCTCGCAACCCAAACTAACGAGCAGGACAGCGCCCACGTTGGGATGTGTGCAAAGCCGTTCCATCATCTTCTGGGCATAAGGATTGGGGTAGCATCCGGGGAAGCCAATCAGATGCGCATCGTCGGGCGCGGCTTCGGCGATCTTCTTCGAAACATGGTGGGCGCATTCCACCAGATAGGCCACCGCAACAACGTTCCTGATGCCCTTGCGGCCGTCCGCGCGCAGCCAGCCCCTCATGCTCCGTCTCCTTTGTTCAAGGCGTGGGTTGCCGTGTAGTCGCTCTTGAGATTGTGAAGATGAACATGATCGCCAACCTCGATCCGCGCAGTCGCCGATCCGATCGGGGCGTTGTATTTGAGCACTTTCTCCCCGATCCCCACCGGTTTGCGCGCGATCTTCTGACCAAGGCCGAGGCGGTGGGCGGTTGTCACGCGCTTCCCCTCGACGAGAATGCTCTCTCCCGCCTCGATCTGATCGCGCAGAACGAACACACTATCATTGGGGGCGAGCAGCAAGAGGCGTGGGTCGTTTTCTTTTGAGCCGGTCATGGTCAGAACACCTCAAAAGTCGCGTCGTCTATGGCGTCCCAATCGAGATCCATCCCCATGCCGGGCAGCTCCGGCATGGTCGCTATGCCGTCGCGGATGGGCAGGTCACCCTTCAGGCCGAAGGAAAACTGCTGCATCGGCCAGAGAACTTCCAACCATCCGCAGCCGCGCACCGCGCCGCACAAATGAAGGTTCACGATCTCGAGAGGATGGAAGATCGTTGTGTGAAACTCACAAGGCATATGGAATGCCTCGGCGAGATGGGCGGTTTTCAGGGCCCCGGTTATTCCCCCGGACCATGAGACGTCTGCCCGCAGGCCGTCCACGACGCGGCGAGCGGCATAGTCGGCGAGCGAATAGGGGTGCTTTGCCAGAATTTCGCCACCGATGACGGGGATGTCTAGGATGCGGGTAAGTTCGGCAAGCGCTCCGACGGCTTCGTCGGGAACGGGCTCCTCAAGCCAGAGGTAGCCGAGTTCCTCAAGAGCGCGTCCAAGTCTCAGCGCCCCCTCGAATCCATAGCTCGGCTCAACCGGGTCCGACATCAACGCGAAATCGTCGCCGACGGCCTGACGAACGGCCTCGTGGATCTCGATATCCTCTTCGACCGACCGGCAGGGTGGATGCAGCTTGTAGCCGCGCAAGCCGGCGCGCTTCACCTCCAGCGCCTCGGCCGCGTAGGCCGCGGCGTCAGGCAGGAGCAAGGACGAGGCGTAGACCGGGACGTCGCGGCGCGCTGCTCCCAGATACCGGTAGAGCGGCAAACCCGCAGCCTGTGCCGAGAGCAACCACAGGCAGCAGTCAACCGGACCCCAGCTGTAGACGGGCAGAAGATCCCACCAGCGGTCCGCTTTGCGCCGGTCGTGCCAAAGTGCTTCCCGTTCGTGGACATTTCGGCCGACCAGAAACGGCCTCAACACATCTGCTGCAAGAACGCCGGCACCGCGAACCGACTTTCCACCGAAGCCAAAACAGGACGCGCTGCGGCCGTCATCGGTATGCACCGTGTAGACGAGACACTGCATATTTCCGGTGGAGCCACTCGCGAGGCTCGTCACAGAGGCAAACCGCTCCGGAACCTTGCAACCGCGAACGTCGAGCGCCACGATCTGCATCAGAATTTTCCATGCTGCAGATAGGCCTGCTGTGGGTCCATGCCTGAAAGGATGGCTTTGCGCACGAGGCTCTCCTTGCTCATGGCTGCTACGCCCGCTTCGGCGATCTCATCTAGCCGCTCATGCGCGATGACGATCATTCCGTCGCGATCACCATGCAGCCAATCGCCAGGCCGGATGAGGACGTCGTCGATGAGGATTGGGACTTCGGTTGCCGTCGGCATCCACATCCCGACGACGTCGCGCGGCGTGTTGTGGGTACCCCAACAGGGAAACCCCAATCGCAGGATAAAATTCGTGTCACGCAGCGCGCCGTCGACCACACAGCCAAGCACGCCCTTGGCTTTGAGCGTCTCGGCGGAAAGCTCGCCCATCTGAGCAATGATGTGATTGTGCGGTTGGCTGATCCAGATGTGCCCGGGCTTTGCCTTGGAAAGCAGGCCCGTCCAAGCAAGCAGTGTTTCGTGCGCGCTGGCGGTCTCGTCGATCCGACCTTCGATTGTGAAGGCGGGTCCCGTCAGAACGCCTTCGGGGCTGAGGGCGCGTATTCTTGGCGGCAAGGTGAAGTTGCGCAAGCCTGCGCCGCGCATCACATCATGCAGGACGCTGGTGTAGCAGCTTTCGAGTTTTTGCCTCAGTTCAGTCATGGTGGAATACCTCGTCCATCGACGCCCACCATTCGCCGTCCTTGCGTGTCGCAAGGGGTTCCTGGCAGGGCATACATACCTTCCACCAATCCTGGGTGCGGGGATCGGCAGCCATTCTCGCGGCGTCGGCCGCAAAATCGATGCCGACATATTCCCAATAGCCGAAGAGCAGATTCTCCGGTTCCCTGAGGAAGATCGAATAGTTCGTGATATGGCAGTCGGAAATCTTGGCCAGGATTTCGGGCCAGACCGCCGCATGAAGCCGCTTGTATTCGGCAACCGTTTCCGGCTTCAGCGCGATGACCATTCCCATCCGCTTCATCTCAGCCTCCGTGAACCGAATGACTGCCGGCAACAGTCTGGCTGACAATGGCCGGCATGTCCCAATCGATACCCAGGCCCGGCGCATCGGACGGGAACGCGCGGCCGTCCCGAATATCCAGCCTATTGCCTGCAATCGTGTCGAGTTGGGGGATGTACTCGAGCATCCAGCTGTTCGGGATGGCGCAGACGAGACTGACATGCAGCTCCATCAGGAAGTGCGGGCATACTGCGACGTTCATCGCCTCAGCCATATGCGCCACCTTGAGCCAAGGCGTTATTCCGCCGACGCGCGCGACATCCACCTGCACGATGCTGCAGGCGCCCATGCGCAGATAGTCGGCAAATTGGCCTGGCGAATACATGCTCTCGCCGACTGCAATCGGCACAGGCGATTGCTGCGCCAGCCTGATGTGCCCGGCGAGATCGTCGGCCGGCATAGGCTCTTCGAACCATGATACGCCATGCTCGGCCAGCATGCGGGATCGCATGAGAGCTTCATGGAAATGAAACGCCTGATTGGCGTCAACCATCAGGCGGTAATCGTCACCAACCGCTGCACGCACTGCGGCAAGGCGTTCGGAATCCTGCATCAGTGTGGGACGCCCGACCTTGATCTTGGAGCCGGCGAACCCTTGCGCCTTGACCGCCAGGGCGTCGTCGACAAGCGCCGCTGTTTCGATGTGAAGCCAGCCGCCTTCGGTCGAATAGAGATCTATGCTCGGTTTGGCACCCCCCGCCATCCGCCAGAGCGGCAGGCTGGCGCGCATGCAGCGCAAATCCCACAAGGCTGTATCGATGGCTGCCAGCGCCAGCGACGTTATCGCGCCGACAGCCGTCGCATGGGTCTTGAACAGGAGATCGCGCCAGATGCGCTCGATCTCTTCGGCCTCGCGACCGATCAGCATCGGAGCGAGCGTTTCCTTCAGGAGAGAGACTACGGCCGGTCCACCCGTGCCGATGGTGTAGCTGTATCCGACGCCGAACGCGCCATCCTCGTCGGTGACGACCACGAAGGGGGTCTCCTGGCTGACGAAACTCTGGATCGCGTCGGTGCGTTGGACCTTGGGTTTAAGGTCCACCATGCGGATTTCGACACGTTTGATCCGCGCCATTATGCGGCCTCCAGCGAGAGGCCGCTCGTCGTGTCGAACAGATGCGCACGATCCAGCGCGAGTCGGAAATCCAAGGT
The genomic region above belongs to Mesorhizobium terrae and contains:
- a CDS encoding amidohydrolase family protein, which codes for MQLIDTHQHLIYRDQLGYGWTNGIPALASGNFTRSDYGELTRGDDVIGTVFMETGVDDADYQKEARFVASLVGGDGLLAQVASCRPEIDEGFDAWLDECDRLSVAGFRRILHVVDDEMSRSETFRKNLRKIGRKDLAFDMCFLARQLPIAADLAKACPDQRFVLDHCGVPDIAGDAFSVWADAISEVARSPNVSVKLSGVTAYCTPGTANVETLRRWIDHIVQVFTPARIVWGGDWPVVNLGSGLPAWIEITKELLADLSADEQAAIGTGNARRIYRLS
- a CDS encoding UxaA family hydrolase, coding for MTGSKENDPRLLLLAPNDSVFVLRDQIEAGESILVEGKRVTTAHRLGLGQKIARKPVGIGEKVLKYNAPIGSATARIEVGDHVHLHNLKSDYTATHALNKGDGA
- a CDS encoding mandelate racemase/muconate lactonizing enzyme family protein; translation: MARIKRVEIRMVDLKPKVQRTDAIQSFVSQETPFVVVTDEDGAFGVGYSYTIGTGGPAVVSLLKETLAPMLIGREAEEIERIWRDLLFKTHATAVGAITSLALAAIDTALWDLRCMRASLPLWRMAGGAKPSIDLYSTEGGWLHIETAALVDDALAVKAQGFAGSKIKVGRPTLMQDSERLAAVRAAVGDDYRLMVDANQAFHFHEALMRSRMLAEHGVSWFEEPMPADDLAGHIRLAQQSPVPIAVGESMYSPGQFADYLRMGACSIVQVDVARVGGITPWLKVAHMAEAMNVAVCPHFLMELHVSLVCAIPNSWMLEYIPQLDTIAGNRLDIRDGRAFPSDAPGLGIDWDMPAIVSQTVAGSHSVHGG
- a CDS encoding RraA family protein gives rise to the protein MRGAGLRNFTLPPRIRALSPEGVLTGPAFTIEGRIDETASAHETLLAWTGLLSKAKPGHIWISQPHNHIIAQMGELSAETLKAKGVLGCVVDGALRDTNFILRLGFPCWGTHNTPRDVVGMWMPTATEVPILIDDVLIRPGDWLHGDRDGMIVIAHERLDEIAEAGVAAMSKESLVRKAILSGMDPQQAYLQHGKF
- a CDS encoding UxaA family hydrolase, whose protein sequence is MRGWLRADGRKGIRNVVAVAYLVECAHHVSKKIAEAAPDDAHLIGFPGCYPNPYAQKMMERLCTHPNVGAVLLVSLGCESFNRFALREVIETSGRPVHTLVIQQNGGTRATIAAGVEWVKEQAGRLTLEPTVPMDVSELIVGTVCGGSDGTSGITGNPAAGIAFDMLVSNGAACIFEETGELIGCEDIMSSRAATLELGDILRESIGKAARYYATLGYGSFASGNADGGLSTIEEKSLGAYMKSGQSMISGLIKPGDIPPKGGLYLMDVVPDGEVRFGFPNISDNAEIVEMMASGAHCTLFVTGRGSVVGSAISPVIKIAANPHMYARLSEDMDVNAGRVLTGEATLQEIGKEIYDLVLALASGAKSKSEELGHREFILTYKQFEPIGPSCLPI
- a CDS encoding L-rhamnose mutarotase yields the protein MKRMGMVIALKPETVAEYKRLHAAVWPEILAKISDCHITNYSIFLREPENLLFGYWEYVGIDFAADAARMAADPRTQDWWKVCMPCQEPLATRKDGEWWASMDEVFHHD
- a CDS encoding SDR family oxidoreductase — protein: MPRLKGKTALITAAGQGIGRATAIAMAREGARVFATDISESALATLSESGVEQRLLNVRDTDAIARIADELGAVDILFNCAGFVANGTILDCDEDQWAFSIDLNLTAMFRMCKAFLPGMIDKGSGSIINMSSVASSVIAAPNRFVYGATKAGVIGLTKSIAADFITKGIRCNAICPGTVESPSLEERLRATGDYDAAKDAFIARQPIGRIGKAEEIAALVVYLASDESSYTTGVAHVIDGGWSNT
- a CDS encoding fumarylacetoacetate hydrolase family protein; translated protein: MKLLRFGPPGTEKPGILGHDGVIRDLSDIIPDISGDVLSDGSLARIGSANLGVLPAVDAGVRLGPCVAGTGKFICIGLNYADHAAESGMQVPPEPVIFMKATSAICGPNDPIVIPRGSEKTDWEVELAVIIGKKAKYVSEADAMDYVAGYAVTNDVSERAFQIERSGQWTKGKSCDNFGQIGPWLVTRDEVADPQNLDMWLKVNGATMQNGSSRTMVYGVGFLVSYLSQFMSLHPGDVISTGTPPGVGLGQKPPRYLKAGDVVELGIAGLGRQRQDVIAD
- a CDS encoding enolase C-terminal domain-like protein, whose protein sequence is MQIVALDVRGCKVPERFASVTSLASGSTGNMQCLVYTVHTDDGRSASCFGFGGKSVRGAGVLAADVLRPFLVGRNVHEREALWHDRRKADRWWDLLPVYSWGPVDCCLWLLSAQAAGLPLYRYLGAARRDVPVYASSLLLPDAAAYAAEALEVKRAGLRGYKLHPPCRSVEEDIEIHEAVRQAVGDDFALMSDPVEPSYGFEGALRLGRALEELGYLWLEEPVPDEAVGALAELTRILDIPVIGGEILAKHPYSLADYAARRVVDGLRADVSWSGGITGALKTAHLAEAFHMPCEFHTTIFHPLEIVNLHLCGAVRGCGWLEVLWPMQQFSFGLKGDLPIRDGIATMPELPGMGMDLDWDAIDDATFEVF